The Aggregatilinea lenta genome includes a region encoding these proteins:
- a CDS encoding aminotransferase class V-fold PLP-dependent enzyme, with translation MHAITSQQSASLEHDDIYQHAFAAFRQAHPEFDADAVAELRARDYSRLDDLGHTYLDYTGGGLYAQSQINAHMQMLHGGVYGNPHSSNPTSKVMTQLAEQARAAVLRTFNASPDDYAVIFTQNASGALKLVGESYPFGPGSAYLLTFDNHNSVNGIREFARSKGASITYVPVLPPDLRMDETRLESLLDAATPGTNNLFAFPAQSNFSGAQHDLGWIARAQAKGWDVLLDAAAFAPTNRLDLSRWHPDFVSLSFYKIFGYPTGVGALIVRRAVLGKLHRPWFAGGTITIASVQGDGHYLQEGEAGFEDGTIDYLNIPAVEIGLKHIESVGIDTIHTRVLALTDWLIKALLDLRHANGAPLVHFYGPTNTDRRGGTVTFNLFDPAGKLFDYHEVEAEANVLNISLRTGCFCNPGAGEQAHGITRDDLADCFGQGHERMTFEEFIRVMSTREKDAVGAVRVSTGVASTFADVYRFVQFVQTFLDRQA, from the coding sequence ATGCATGCAATCACATCGCAACAATCCGCTTCATTGGAACACGACGACATCTATCAGCACGCTTTCGCAGCCTTCCGGCAGGCGCACCCCGAATTCGATGCGGACGCGGTGGCCGAGCTGCGCGCCCGCGACTACAGCCGCCTGGACGATCTGGGCCACACCTACCTCGACTACACGGGCGGCGGGCTGTACGCGCAAAGCCAGATCAACGCGCATATGCAGATGCTGCACGGCGGCGTGTACGGGAACCCCCATTCCAGCAATCCCACCTCAAAAGTGATGACACAGCTCGCCGAGCAGGCGCGCGCCGCCGTCCTGCGGACGTTCAACGCCTCGCCGGACGACTACGCGGTGATCTTCACACAAAACGCCAGCGGCGCGCTGAAACTGGTCGGAGAATCGTACCCGTTCGGGCCGGGCAGCGCCTACCTGCTGACCTTCGACAACCACAACTCGGTCAACGGCATCCGTGAATTTGCGCGGTCTAAGGGCGCAAGCATCACCTACGTGCCCGTGCTGCCGCCCGACCTGCGCATGGACGAAACCCGCCTGGAAAGCCTGCTCGACGCGGCGACGCCCGGCACGAACAACCTGTTCGCCTTCCCCGCACAGTCGAACTTCTCCGGCGCGCAGCACGACCTGGGATGGATCGCACGCGCGCAGGCCAAAGGCTGGGACGTGCTGCTCGACGCGGCAGCCTTCGCGCCGACCAACCGGCTCGACCTCAGCCGTTGGCATCCCGACTTCGTCTCACTGTCGTTCTACAAGATCTTCGGCTATCCCACCGGCGTCGGCGCGCTGATCGTGCGGCGCGCGGTATTGGGCAAGCTGCACCGGCCCTGGTTCGCGGGCGGCACGATCACCATCGCGTCGGTGCAGGGCGACGGCCATTACCTGCAAGAGGGCGAGGCCGGGTTCGAAGACGGCACGATCGATTACCTGAACATCCCTGCCGTGGAAATCGGGCTGAAGCACATCGAGTCGGTGGGCATCGACACGATCCATACGCGCGTGCTGGCGCTGACGGACTGGCTGATCAAGGCGCTGCTGGACCTGCGTCACGCCAACGGCGCGCCGCTGGTCCACTTCTACGGCCCGACCAACACTGACCGTCGCGGCGGCACGGTGACGTTCAACCTGTTCGATCCCGCCGGGAAACTGTTCGATTACCATGAGGTAGAAGCGGAAGCCAACGTGCTCAACATCTCGCTGCGCACCGGCTGTTTCTGCAATCCCGGCGCGGGCGAGCAGGCGCACGGCATCACGCGCGACGACCTGGCGGACTGTTTCGGCCAGGGACACGAGCGCATGACGTTCGAGGAGTTCATCCGCGTGATGAGCACGCGCGAAAAGGACGCCGTCGGCGCGGTGCGCGTCTCGACCGGGGTCGCGTCCACCTTCGCGGATGTTTACCGCTTCGTGCAGTTCGTGCAGACGTTCCTGGATCGCCAGGCGTAG